Proteins encoded by one window of Streptomyces sp. LX-29:
- a CDS encoding helix-turn-helix transcriptional regulator has protein sequence MILLRRLLGDVLRRQRQRQGRTLREVSSSARVSLGYLSEVERGQKEASSELLSAICDALDVRMSQVMREVSDELSLAELAESATATEPVPTPVRPLNSVSVTSVTGVPEERVTIKAPAEAVDVVAA, from the coding sequence ATGATTCTGCTCCGTCGCCTGCTGGGTGACGTGCTGCGCCGGCAGCGCCAGCGCCAGGGCCGTACTCTGCGCGAGGTCTCCTCCTCCGCCCGGGTGTCCCTCGGCTACCTGTCCGAGGTCGAGCGCGGCCAGAAGGAAGCTTCATCCGAACTGCTCTCCGCGATCTGTGACGCCCTGGATGTGCGGATGTCCCAGGTCATGCGGGAAGTGAGCGACGAGCTGTCGCTTGCGGAGCTGGCGGAGTCGGCCACCGCGACCGAGCCCGTGCCAACGCCGGTCAGGCCGCTCAACTCGGTGTCCGTCACCTCGGTGACGGGTGTTCCGGAGGAGCGCGTGACCATCAAGGCGCCGGCGGAAGCGGTGGACGTCGTCGCGGCCTGA
- a CDS encoding CinA family protein, translating to MKLLAGRGQTLAVAESLTGGLVAAALTAVPGASRSFRGSVTAYATELKRSMLGVDGELLAERGAVDADVARQMAGGVRRVLGADWGVATTGVAGPTPQDGRSVGTVFVAVEGPGGAAAVVALHLDGDRADIRQQSVRAALELLFNELIENARAQDTEQHGGI from the coding sequence TTGAAGCTGTTGGCGGGGCGCGGCCAGACGTTGGCCGTCGCCGAGTCGCTCACCGGTGGACTGGTGGCCGCCGCGCTGACCGCCGTGCCCGGAGCGTCCCGCTCCTTCCGCGGCTCGGTGACCGCGTACGCCACCGAGCTCAAGCGGTCGATGCTGGGCGTGGACGGGGAACTGCTCGCCGAGCGGGGGGCGGTCGACGCGGACGTCGCACGGCAGATGGCGGGGGGCGTACGGCGGGTACTGGGTGCCGACTGGGGGGTGGCGACCACCGGCGTCGCCGGACCGACCCCGCAGGACGGGCGGTCGGTCGGCACGGTCTTCGTGGCGGTCGAGGGGCCGGGCGGAGCCGCAGCCGTGGTCGCGTTGCATCTGGACGGCGACCGGGCAGACATTCGACAGCAGAGCGTACGAGCAGCTCTAGAGCTGTTGTTCAACGAACTGATCGAAAATGCAAGGGCACAGGATACGGAACAACACGGGGGGATTTGA